The Eriocheir sinensis breed Jianghai 21 chromosome 54, ASM2467909v1, whole genome shotgun sequence genome includes a region encoding these proteins:
- the LOC126983607 gene encoding ribosome-binding protein 1-like isoform X1, which yields MRKINNKTGKNRKGRSKKRKGKYESKINNEKKKKREKKKGRGKKVKGGGRKGGEGDEKKMGRRSRRERGEGKGQRRRKKGGKGGEKNKGRRSKDRKGEGKRSKERKEERKRPKERKGEGKRSKEKRREGKGQRRERGKEKGQKRKGGKEKIKGEKGGRKKVKREKEGRKRSKERKEGRKRSKERKGEGKRSKERKKGRKRSKKEERGEEKGQKRERREGKGQRRKKGGRKKVKREKGGKEKVKGEKEGRKKVKREKGGKEKVKEGRKGGGKRSKERQEGRKQSKERKGEGRRSKERKEGRKRSKERKGEGKRSKEKRREGKGQRRRKKGGKGDEEEKGRREKERKGGRKRSKEKEGRKGEGKGQRRRKKRGKGD from the exons atgaggaagataaataataaaacaggaaaaaataggaaagggagaagtaagaaaaggaaaggaaaatatgaaagtaaaataaataatgagaaaaaaaaaaaaagggagaagaaaaaagggaggggaaaaaaggtcaaaggaggaggaagaaaagggggggaaggggatgagaagaaaatgggaagaaggtcaaggagagaaaggggggaaggaaaaggtcaaaggagaaggaagaaaggggggaaggggggtgagaaGAACAAGGGGAGAAGGTCaaaggatagaaagggggaaggaaaaaggtcaaaagagagaaaggaggaaaggaaaaggccaaaggagagaaagggggaaggaaaaaggtcaaaagagaaaaggagggaaggaaaaggtcaaaggagagaaagggggaaggaaaaaggtcaaaagagaaaaggagggaaggaaaagatcaaaggagagaaagggggaaggaaaaaggtcaaaagagaaaaggagggaaggaaaag gtcaaaagagagaaaggagggaaggaaaaggtcaaaggagagaaagggggaaggaaaaaggtcaaaagagagaaagaagggaaggaaaaggtcaaagaaggaagaaaggggggaggaaaaaggtcaaaagagagaaagaagggaaggaaaaggtcaaagaaggaagaaaggggggaggaaaaaggtcaaaagagagaaaggagggaaggaaaaggtcaaaggagagaaagagggaaggaaaaaggtcaaaagagagaaaggagggaaggaaaaggtcaaagaaggaagaaaagggggaggaaaaaggtcaaaagagagacaggagggaaggaaacagtcaaaggagagaaagggggaaggaagaaggtcaaaagagagaaaggagggaaggaaaaggtcaaaggagagaaaaggggaaggaaaaaggtcaaaagagaaaaggagggaaggaaaaggtcaaaggagaaggaagaaaggggggaagggggatgaggaggaaaagggaagaagggaaaaagagagaaaggggggaaggaaaagatcaaaggagaaggaaggaagaaagggagaaggaaaaggtcaaaggagaaggaagaaaagggggaagggagattaa
- the LOC126983607 gene encoding octapeptide-repeat protein T2-like isoform X2 produces the protein MRKINNKTGKNRKGRSKKRKGKYESKINNEKKKKREKKKGRGKKVKGGGRKGGEGDEKKMGRRSRRERGEGKGQRRRKKGGKGGEKNKGRRSKDRKGEGKRSKERKEERKRPKERKGEGKRSKERKKGRKRSKKEERGEEKGQKRERREGKGQRRKKGGRKKVKREKGGKEKVKGEKEGRKKVKREKGGKEKVKEGRKGGGKRSKERQEGRKQSKERKGEGRRSKERKEGRKRSKERKGEGKRSKEKRREGKGQRRRKKGGKGDEEEKGRREKERKGGRKRSKEKEGRKGEGKGQRRRKKRGKGD, from the exons atgaggaagataaataataaaacaggaaaaaataggaaagggagaagtaagaaaaggaaaggaaaatatgaaagtaaaataaataatgagaaaaaaaaaaaaagggagaagaaaaaagggaggggaaaaaaggtcaaaggaggaggaagaaaagggggggaaggggatgagaagaaaatgggaagaaggtcaaggagagaaaggggggaaggaaaaggtcaaaggagaaggaagaaaggggggaaggggggtgagaaGAACAAGGGGAGAAGGTCaaaggatagaaagggggaaggaaaaaggtcaaaagagagaaaggaggaaaggaaaaggccaaaggagagaaagggggaaggaaaaag gtcaaaagagagaaagaagggaaggaaaaggtcaaagaaggaagaaaggggggaggaaaaaggtcaaaagagagaaagaagggaaggaaaaggtcaaagaaggaagaaaggggggaggaaaaaggtcaaaagagagaaaggagggaaggaaaaggtcaaaggagagaaagagggaaggaaaaaggtcaaaagagagaaaggagggaaggaaaaggtcaaagaaggaagaaaagggggaggaaaaaggtcaaaagagagacaggagggaaggaaacagtcaaaggagagaaagggggaaggaagaaggtcaaaagagagaaaggagggaaggaaaaggtcaaaggagagaaaaggggaaggaaaaaggtcaaaagagaaaaggagggaaggaaaaggtcaaaggagaaggaagaaaggggggaagggggatgaggaggaaaagggaagaagggaaaaagagagaaaggggggaaggaaaagatcaaaggagaaggaaggaagaaagggagaaggaaaaggtcaaaggagaaggaagaaaagggggaagggagattaa